One Microbacterium trichothecenolyticum DNA window includes the following coding sequences:
- a CDS encoding cation:dicarboxylate symporter family transporter, with product MALSLRTTRDGRPRKRIDRNHWLYIAVIVAVVAGVVVGLVAPALATALEPLGKGFVSLIKMMIAPVIFCTIVVGIGSIAKASTVGKIGGLAMIYFLVMSSFALIIGLLVGNIIHPGEGLNIAGAQYDAPSTEATTTQDFVLGIIPTTFFSAFTGGSILQVLFIALLVGFALQGMGERGARMVEGIRNFQVLVFRILGMILWLAPIGAFGAIAAVVGKTGFQAVISLGILMGAFYITCFLFIAVVLGTLLYVVTRVNIFTLMKYLGREYLLIVGTSSSEAALPRLIAKMEHLGVSKPVVGITVPTGYSFNLDGTAIYLTMASLFIATAMGSPMSIGEQIGLMIFMIIASKGAAGVTGAGLATLAGGLSAYRPDLVDGVGVIVGIDRFMSEARAVTNFTGNAVATMLIGVWTKEYDGQRVREVLAGDIPFDESMLTGDGHGSATPVADAKQQASAEIGTGPAVDTQALDAFRAKAEADAAARSRS from the coding sequence ATGGCTCTCTCACTCCGCACCACTCGCGACGGTCGGCCCCGCAAGAGGATCGACCGCAACCACTGGCTCTACATCGCCGTCATCGTCGCCGTCGTGGCCGGTGTCGTCGTCGGCCTCGTCGCGCCGGCCCTCGCCACGGCGCTCGAACCGCTCGGCAAGGGCTTCGTCAGCCTGATCAAGATGATGATCGCCCCGGTGATCTTCTGCACGATCGTCGTCGGCATCGGCTCGATCGCCAAGGCCTCGACGGTCGGCAAGATCGGCGGCCTGGCGATGATCTACTTCCTGGTCATGTCGTCGTTCGCCCTGATCATCGGCCTCCTCGTCGGCAACATCATCCACCCGGGTGAGGGCCTGAACATCGCGGGCGCCCAGTACGACGCGCCCTCGACCGAGGCGACGACGACCCAGGACTTCGTCCTGGGCATCATCCCGACCACGTTCTTCTCGGCCTTCACCGGCGGCAGCATCCTGCAGGTGCTGTTCATCGCCCTGCTCGTGGGCTTCGCCCTGCAGGGAATGGGCGAGCGCGGCGCTCGCATGGTCGAGGGCATTCGCAACTTCCAGGTGCTGGTCTTCCGCATCCTCGGCATGATCCTGTGGCTCGCCCCGATCGGTGCCTTCGGGGCGATCGCGGCCGTCGTCGGCAAGACCGGGTTCCAGGCCGTGATCAGCCTCGGCATCCTGATGGGCGCGTTCTACATCACGTGCTTCCTCTTCATCGCCGTGGTGCTCGGAACGCTGCTCTATGTCGTGACCCGCGTCAACATCTTCACGCTGATGAAGTACCTGGGGCGCGAGTACCTGCTCATCGTCGGCACCTCGTCGTCTGAGGCCGCTCTTCCCCGCCTCATCGCCAAGATGGAGCACCTCGGTGTCTCGAAGCCCGTCGTCGGCATCACGGTGCCGACCGGCTACTCGTTCAACCTCGACGGCACCGCGATCTACTTGACCATGGCCTCGCTGTTCATCGCCACCGCGATGGGCTCGCCGATGTCGATCGGTGAGCAGATCGGCCTGATGATCTTCATGATCATCGCCTCCAAGGGCGCCGCCGGCGTCACCGGCGCCGGTCTCGCCACCCTCGCGGGCGGCCTGTCGGCCTACCGCCCCGACCTGGTCGACGGCGTCGGCGTGATCGTCGGCATCGACCGCTTCATGTCCGAGGCTCGCGCCGTCACCAACTTCACCGGCAACGCGGTGGCCACGATGCTCATCGGTGTCTGGACCAAGGAGTACGACGGCCAGCGTGTCCGCGAGGTGCTCGCCGGCGACATCCCGTTCGACGAGTCGATGCTCACCGGCGACGGTCACGGCTCGGCGACCCCCGTGGCGGATGCCAAACAGCAGGCGTCCGCGGAGATCGGCACCGGTCCCGCGGTCGACACGCAGGCCCTCGACGCCTTCCGCGCCAAGGCTGAGGCGGATGCGGCGGCTCGGAGTCGCTCGTGA
- a CDS encoding aldolase/citrate lyase family protein — MTIAHTPAGAASAAPAGTRVDLARTWMLRSPLAGDLETAADVLVLDLEDGLPDGRKAEGRDRARHAAVEAPVWLRISAAGTRDGEADLALGRELDERLAGVVLAMCAGAADVAHVAASLPEATPIVAMVESAAALLAAPAIAAHPATRRLAFGAGDFRRDTGMAADRLALSWPRAQLVVASAAAGIAGPIDGPCGAVDHARDAALHAAAMGFTGTLVLRDAAVAGAHAGFTPSSAEVDAARSLLSSTPDGPVDGSYAPTLARARALVERAEALAAL, encoded by the coding sequence GTGACCATCGCGCACACCCCGGCGGGGGCGGCTTCGGCTGCCCCCGCCGGCACGCGGGTGGACCTCGCCCGCACGTGGATGCTGCGCTCTCCGCTGGCCGGTGATCTCGAGACCGCGGCCGACGTGCTGGTGCTCGACCTGGAGGACGGTCTGCCGGACGGCCGCAAGGCCGAGGGGCGCGACCGTGCGCGCCATGCGGCCGTCGAGGCTCCCGTGTGGCTGCGCATCAGTGCTGCCGGCACTCGCGACGGCGAGGCCGACCTCGCCCTGGGGCGCGAGCTCGACGAGCGTTTGGCCGGCGTGGTGCTGGCGATGTGTGCCGGCGCCGCCGATGTGGCTCATGTGGCGGCATCGCTCCCCGAGGCCACGCCGATCGTCGCGATGGTCGAGTCGGCCGCGGCGCTGCTGGCGGCTCCCGCGATCGCGGCGCACCCAGCCACCCGTCGCCTCGCGTTCGGCGCCGGCGACTTCCGCCGCGACACCGGCATGGCGGCTGACCGCTTGGCCCTGTCGTGGCCTCGCGCGCAATTGGTGGTGGCTTCGGCCGCTGCGGGCATCGCCGGTCCCATCGACGGGCCGTGCGGTGCCGTGGATCACGCTCGGGATGCCGCTCTGCACGCCGCCGCGATGGGTTTCACCGGCACCCTCGTGCTTCGGGATGCCGCGGTGGCCGGCGCCCACGCCGGGTTCACACCGTCATCGGCCGAGGTCGACGCCGCGCGCTCGCTGCTGTCGTCGACCCCCGACGGTCCGGTCGATGGTTCTTACGCTCCGACGCTCGCGCGGGCGCGGGCGCTGGTGGAGCGCGCCGAGGCCCTGGCTGCCCTCTGA
- a CDS encoding DnaJ family domain-containing protein — translation MSDDPRQSAERYRLDRELRAAGLEPEAEERGPARGSTAADRAAYVETAIQQAIRRGEFDDLPGAGKPLPDLGGGHDPDWWIRRKIETEKLSGLGPPALTLRVEHAEMADRLDAIVREAEVREALEDFNRRVIDARRQLLGGPPVVTPTLDAEAELRAWRERRRARETAAIPLERPQRRRWFGRKR, via the coding sequence GTGAGCGACGATCCGCGCCAGTCGGCCGAGCGCTACCGGCTCGATCGAGAGCTGCGTGCCGCGGGGCTCGAGCCCGAGGCCGAGGAACGGGGTCCCGCCCGAGGATCGACCGCTGCCGATCGGGCCGCGTACGTCGAGACGGCGATCCAGCAGGCCATCCGACGCGGCGAGTTCGACGACCTGCCCGGGGCGGGAAAGCCCCTGCCCGACCTGGGTGGAGGGCACGACCCCGACTGGTGGATCCGCCGAAAGATCGAGACCGAGAAGCTCAGCGGTCTCGGCCCACCGGCCCTCACGCTGCGGGTGGAACACGCCGAGATGGCGGATCGACTGGATGCCATCGTGCGCGAGGCCGAGGTGCGCGAAGCACTCGAAGATTTCAATCGCCGAGTGATCGACGCACGGCGCCAGCTGCTCGGCGGGCCGCCGGTCGTGACCCCGACGCTCGATGCGGAAGCAGAACTGCGTGCGTGGCGCGAGCGCCGTCGCGCTCGGGAGACCGCCGCGATTCCCCTCGAGCGCCCGCAGCGGCGGCGGTGGTTCGGGCGGAAGCGGTGA
- a CDS encoding oxygenase MpaB family protein — MAPYVRAIAEGVDTGYFAENGPAWTVHAGTGTLVAGIRALLLQALHPGALAGVHDWSRYREDPIGRLTGTVRWVVTLTYGSRTQADAETRRVGRFHQRVQGEYRAGDGTDRRYTAEAADLVRWVHLAFTDAFLAGHEASRKPIPGGADAYVADWATAGRLMRVVDPPLTRAALRAEIDAFADRGELRGGERVDDVVRFLRRPPFAGAMGVAYRVLFAAAVATIPRRYRKMLGVRRWPLPVLTLARLVLRVTERALGSGPRAQDMARARLRRLEREAA; from the coding sequence ATGGCGCCCTACGTGCGCGCGATCGCCGAGGGCGTCGACACCGGGTACTTCGCCGAGAACGGCCCCGCATGGACGGTGCACGCCGGAACAGGAACTCTGGTCGCCGGCATCCGCGCCCTGCTGCTGCAGGCGCTGCATCCGGGAGCCCTCGCAGGCGTGCACGACTGGTCACGGTACCGCGAAGACCCCATCGGCCGTCTCACCGGGACGGTGCGCTGGGTCGTCACCCTGACCTACGGCTCCCGAACGCAGGCGGATGCCGAGACCCGGCGCGTCGGACGCTTCCACCAACGCGTGCAAGGCGAATACCGTGCCGGCGACGGCACCGACCGCAGGTACACCGCCGAGGCGGCCGATCTCGTGCGATGGGTGCACCTGGCCTTCACCGACGCCTTCCTCGCGGGCCATGAAGCCTCGCGCAAACCCATCCCGGGCGGGGCAGATGCCTACGTCGCCGACTGGGCGACAGCCGGCCGCCTCATGCGGGTGGTCGACCCGCCGCTGACACGCGCGGCGCTGCGCGCCGAGATCGACGCGTTCGCCGACCGCGGCGAACTACGCGGCGGGGAACGCGTCGACGACGTCGTGCGCTTTCTGCGGCGACCACCGTTCGCGGGCGCGATGGGCGTGGCCTACCGCGTGCTGTTCGCAGCGGCGGTGGCGACCATCCCTCGGCGCTACCGCAAGATGCTGGGCGTGCGCCGGTGGCCGCTGCCGGTGCTGACGCTGGCGCGCCTCGTGCTGCGCGTAACCGAACGAGCGCTGGGATCGGGGCCGCGCGCGCAGGACATGGCACGCGCGCGCCTGCGACGACTGGAGCGGGAGGCGGCGTGA